The following proteins are encoded in a genomic region of Drosophila willistoni isolate 14030-0811.24 chromosome 3R, UCI_dwil_1.1, whole genome shotgun sequence:
- the LOC124459781 gene encoding uncharacterized protein LOC124459781 gives MEDPRKRLLRNIIDNVYHLDKRRFFQQRQIQTETERLERYIADVAMNHKKYEQLQKIEGSQSIFDQVQRQLQLECEKLEKFLKFNDDLKTTDCYVEAKQLLEAARSEDKETEKEHGELISSN, from the coding sequence ATGGAAGATCCACGCAAACGTCTACTCCGTAATATAATTGACAATGTCTATCACTTGGACAAGCGCCGATTCTTTCAGCAGAGACAAATCCAAACTGAAACCGAACGTCTAGAACGTTATATAGCTGATGTTGCCATGAATCATAAAAAATATGAACAATTGCAAAAGATTGAAGGCTCTCAATCGATTTTTGACCAGGTCCAACGCCAATTGCAATTAGAGTGTGAGAAATTGGAGAAATTTCTGAAATTCAATGATGATCTCAAGACTACGGATTGCTATGTGGAGGCTAAACAATTGCTGGAGGCAGCACGTTCCGAAGATAAAGAGACTGAAAAAGAACATGGTGAATTAATTTCTTCTAAttag